A region of Mycobacterium sp. 155 DNA encodes the following proteins:
- a CDS encoding polysaccharide deacetylase family protein → MLSRKGLRLWWQVSALAAVLVVVAAVMVLAGRERQAADPDNVDCARVKCVALTFDDGPTPFTDRLLQVLTADNAKATFFLIGNKVAADPGAARRIADAGMEIGNHTWEHPNMSTIPVQDIPGQLSKASEVIAAATGRAPQLYRPAGGLSSDAVRAEAGKQGLAEILWDVIPFDWINDSNTAATVYMLKTQIKPGSVVLLHDTYSSTVDVVYQFLPVLIANGYHMVTVSHLLGSRAPGSSYGSRVNGPAANDIVDIPAGRIPPLPATPSPKPAPNLPITDIPNQSPGGPTQ, encoded by the coding sequence ATGTTGTCCCGGAAGGGTTTACGGCTGTGGTGGCAGGTGAGTGCGCTTGCCGCGGTGCTGGTTGTGGTGGCGGCGGTGATGGTGCTCGCCGGGCGTGAACGACAGGCCGCCGATCCAGACAATGTCGATTGCGCGCGGGTCAAATGTGTGGCTTTGACCTTCGATGACGGACCGACACCGTTCACCGACCGCTTGCTGCAGGTCTTGACAGCTGACAACGCCAAGGCCACGTTCTTTCTGATCGGCAACAAGGTCGCCGCTGATCCGGGCGCAGCCCGGCGTATCGCCGATGCGGGGATGGAGATCGGCAACCACACCTGGGAACACCCGAACATGAGCACGATCCCCGTGCAGGACATTCCGGGCCAGCTCAGTAAAGCGTCGGAGGTCATCGCTGCGGCGACCGGCCGGGCGCCGCAGTTGTATCGCCCGGCGGGTGGCCTTTCCAGTGATGCGGTCCGCGCCGAGGCAGGCAAGCAGGGGTTGGCGGAGATCTTGTGGGACGTCATCCCGTTCGACTGGATCAATGATTCCAACACCGCCGCCACCGTGTACATGCTGAAAACGCAGATCAAGCCCGGCTCGGTGGTGCTGCTGCACGATACGTACTCCAGCACCGTCGATGTGGTCTATCAGTTCTTGCCGGTACTGATCGCCAACGGATATCACATGGTGACCGTCAGCCACCTGCTAGGTTCGCGCGCGCCCGGCAGCAGCTACGGCAGCCGGGTTAACGGGCCAGCCGCTAACGACATCGTCGACATCCCCGCTGGCCGCATCCCGCCGCTGCCCGCGACCCCCTCACCCAAACCGGCGCCGAATCTGCCGATTACCGACATCCCCAACCAGAGTCCCGGTGGTCCGACGCAGTAG
- a CDS encoding M56 family metallopeptidase translates to MFVSAVVGLAMGNVAPSLLRTMVTRGVEASLVVAVWALTMCATVISIALPVLGELVRRCSLASREVSPGGVESVAAVVSAVLLGFAVIRGGWVLWRSGRERHRLHGRHVELARLLTGARPDAGGVLWLPASEPLAYSVAGAPPLVVLTSGVTQRLDRAAVDAVLAHERSHLRRGHHLLVDAAHAAAAGMSWLPLMRQSPSLIRTLVELDADAQAARQHGCGGLRRALEELAGAPAPRAALGMTGECTRLRLARLESGRSTGRGPLAGSATAACGAAMLGSMLAFVAFTMTALVSCAAF, encoded by the coding sequence ATGTTTGTGTCTGCGGTAGTCGGCCTCGCAATGGGCAACGTGGCGCCAAGCCTGCTTCGTACCATGGTGACCCGGGGTGTGGAGGCGTCATTGGTGGTCGCAGTTTGGGCACTGACGATGTGTGCGACGGTCATCTCGATAGCGTTGCCTGTGCTGGGCGAACTGGTGCGCCGCTGTTCGTTGGCGTCACGGGAAGTTTCACCCGGAGGCGTCGAATCGGTGGCTGCGGTCGTCAGTGCTGTCTTGCTTGGGTTCGCAGTGATACGGGGTGGCTGGGTGCTGTGGCGGTCCGGTCGGGAACGCCACCGACTGCACGGGCGGCATGTCGAGCTGGCGCGGCTGTTGACGGGCGCCCGGCCCGATGCCGGTGGGGTGTTGTGGTTGCCGGCCTCGGAACCGCTGGCTTACAGCGTGGCCGGCGCACCGCCACTGGTGGTGCTGACCAGCGGGGTGACCCAGCGTCTGGACCGCGCGGCAGTCGATGCGGTCCTAGCACACGAGCGTTCCCATCTGCGCCGTGGTCACCACCTGTTGGTCGATGCGGCGCATGCCGCGGCTGCGGGCATGAGCTGGCTACCGTTGATGCGCCAGTCACCGTCATTGATTCGCACGCTGGTTGAACTCGACGCCGACGCGCAGGCCGCGCGCCAGCACGGGTGTGGTGGTCTGCGGCGCGCGCTCGAGGAGCTGGCTGGGGCTCCCGCGCCAAGAGCGGCGTTGGGAATGACTGGTGAGTGCACCCGACTGCGGCTGGCCCGCTTGGAGAGCGGACGTTCAACAGGCCGGGGGCCGCTCGCGGGCTCGGCCACGGCCGCGTGCGGTGCGGCGATGCTGGGTTCGATGCTGGCGTTCGTCGCGTTCACTATGACTGCGCTGGTGTCGTGCGCCGCGTTCTGA
- a CDS encoding BlaI/MecI/CopY family transcriptional regulator, whose protein sequence is MTPRRETPRGVRRTPAARQRPLPGLGELEAVTMDVVWRSDAPVRVRDVLDELEPNRKPAYTTVMTVMDNLYQKGWLSRQLDGRAYTYLATRSRIQAATDAVRDLLADSGDPTAALLHFARGATEAELEALSRGLKERRRRR, encoded by the coding sequence ATGACTCCTCGCCGGGAGACTCCGCGCGGTGTCCGCCGGACCCCGGCGGCGCGGCAACGCCCGCTGCCGGGCCTCGGCGAGCTGGAAGCCGTGACCATGGACGTGGTGTGGCGTTCTGACGCACCGGTGCGGGTCCGCGACGTTCTGGACGAACTCGAACCGAACCGCAAGCCCGCCTATACAACTGTGATGACCGTCATGGACAACCTCTATCAGAAGGGATGGTTGAGCCGCCAGCTTGACGGGCGTGCCTACACGTACCTAGCAACACGCAGCCGCATCCAGGCGGCCACCGACGCGGTGCGTGACCTGCTGGCTGACAGTGGGGATCCGACGGCGGCGCTTCTGCACTTCGCCCGTGGCGCGACTGAAGCCGAGTTGGAGGCGTTGTCACGCGGTCTCAAAGAACGGCGCCGAAGGCGATGA
- a CDS encoding PPK2 family polyphosphate kinase — translation MGARIEAAASGWDVSPVRLLRPIPGIFSLADLDTSATPGFVGSKSDAVGLLQDRGKRLHTLQEKLYANAVAGNGRAVLLVLQGMDAAGKGGIIRHVLGTVNPEGVDHAPFGVPSSEERQHHFLWRVHKALPRLGHIGVFDRSHYEDVLVARVRKLVPEEVWQGRYCEINEFEEQVADQGTVIVKVAMFISLDEQRQRLLDRLQDPHKYWKFSPRDVDDRLLWPAYRDAYQALLDKTSTEVAPWYVVPSDHKWYSRITVMELLIAALESMNLSWPSAHYDIDEEIARLERS, via the coding sequence ATGGGGGCACGTATTGAGGCGGCCGCTTCGGGCTGGGACGTCTCACCGGTTCGTCTGCTGCGCCCGATTCCCGGCATATTTTCGCTGGCCGATCTCGACACTTCCGCTACTCCGGGGTTCGTCGGAAGCAAGTCCGACGCGGTGGGACTCCTGCAGGACAGGGGCAAGCGTCTACATACCTTGCAGGAGAAGCTCTACGCCAATGCGGTGGCAGGTAATGGTCGCGCGGTACTTCTGGTACTGCAGGGCATGGACGCTGCTGGAAAGGGTGGAATCATTCGCCATGTGCTTGGCACGGTCAACCCCGAAGGCGTCGATCATGCGCCCTTCGGGGTGCCGTCCAGCGAGGAACGCCAGCATCACTTCTTATGGCGTGTCCACAAGGCCTTGCCGCGCCTTGGACACATCGGGGTATTCGACCGCTCACATTATGAGGACGTCCTCGTGGCTCGAGTTCGGAAGCTCGTCCCTGAGGAGGTGTGGCAGGGTCGGTACTGTGAGATCAACGAATTCGAAGAGCAGGTGGCTGACCAGGGCACTGTCATCGTCAAAGTGGCAATGTTCATTTCCCTGGACGAGCAAAGGCAGAGGCTGCTCGACCGCCTTCAAGACCCGCACAAGTACTGGAAATTCAGTCCCCGAGACGTCGACGATCGCTTGCTGTGGCCCGCGTACCGGGACGCTTACCAGGCACTGCTAGACAAAACATCAACCGAGGTCGCCCCTTGGTATGTCGTCCCCAGCGATCACAAGTGGTATAGCCGCATCACCGTGATGGAATTGCTGATCGCGGCACTCGAATCGATGAATTTGTCGTGGCCGTCGGCGCACTATGACATCGACGAAGAGATAGCGCGATTGGAGCGCAGTTGA
- a CDS encoding Ig-like domain-containing protein: MRRSRSVTLTAVIITMGLLVGSPLAFADPDLVQNDSATVTGPDGLEAHEPSAIVGPSNENPFTGVETPAGQNSAPFVGPPPFLPPSFNPANGSLVGVAKPIIINFQRPIADRVMAEQAVHISSDPPVPGKFYWMSDTQLRWRPLDLWPANTTVSIAAAGTRSTFRTGDSLIATIDDKIHQMTIARNGAVEKTFPVSMGKKGYETPNGTYYVLEKFADIVMDSSTYGVPVDAAEGYRLKVQDAVRISNTGIFVHSAPWSVADQGKRNVSHGCPNLSPANAQWFFDHFGSGDAVVVKNSVGTYNQNDGAQDWQI; the protein is encoded by the coding sequence GTGCGGCGTTCTCGTTCTGTCACATTGACCGCTGTCATCATCACGATGGGCTTGCTCGTGGGCAGCCCGTTGGCGTTCGCGGACCCGGATCTCGTGCAGAACGACTCAGCAACCGTAACGGGACCGGATGGACTTGAAGCTCACGAGCCATCGGCGATCGTGGGACCGTCGAATGAGAATCCGTTCACCGGGGTGGAGACTCCGGCGGGGCAGAACTCCGCTCCCTTTGTAGGCCCACCACCTTTCCTGCCCCCGTCGTTCAACCCGGCCAACGGCTCGCTGGTCGGTGTGGCCAAGCCGATCATCATCAATTTCCAACGGCCTATCGCCGACCGGGTCATGGCAGAGCAAGCAGTCCACATCTCGTCGGATCCCCCGGTGCCAGGCAAGTTCTATTGGATGAGCGATACGCAGCTGCGCTGGCGCCCTCTCGACCTCTGGCCCGCGAATACGACGGTATCGATCGCCGCCGCCGGCACGAGATCCACGTTCCGCACGGGTGACTCCCTGATCGCGACAATCGACGACAAGATCCACCAGATGACGATCGCGCGCAACGGCGCAGTAGAGAAGACATTTCCCGTATCTATGGGAAAGAAGGGTTACGAAACACCCAACGGCACCTACTACGTCCTAGAGAAGTTCGCCGATATCGTCATGGACTCGTCTACGTATGGCGTACCGGTAGACGCTGCCGAGGGGTACAGGCTGAAGGTGCAAGACGCCGTTCGGATAAGTAACACCGGCATCTTCGTGCATAGCGCGCCGTGGTCGGTTGCCGACCAAGGCAAGCGCAACGTCAGCCACGGATGCCCTAATCTCAGTCCGGCCAACGCCCAGTGGTTCTTTGATCATTTCGGCAGTGGCGACGCCGTCGTCGTGAAGAACTCTGTGGGCACCTACAACCAGAACGACGGTGCACAAGACTGGCAGATCTGA
- a CDS encoding Ig-like domain-containing protein, whose protein sequence is MLVGIGLLGAVTVMSRDVCTADCPAAQTKIDSAIPSPTPAPAATDTSPRDGAQEVDPLGPVTVTATAGRLTTVTMVNEAGVSVPGIMTPDNTVWKPTVPLGYGRLYTLTVTAEGTDGRPATRNSSFSTLTPRNQTKAYLTTTAGTPIREGGSYGIGMVVVAHFDEPIVDRAAAERRLKVKTSPPVQGSWYWLDDQNAHWRPQRYFAPGTEVTASANIYGAPLGGGLYGQEDSTVTFTIGDAHVSVADDTTKQVSVYENGVLVRTMPTSMGMGGTETIGGQTISFWTQPGVYSVLDKANPVIMDSSTYGLPINSRLGYRETIKYATRISTDGIYLHQLESTVWAQGNTNVSHGCLNLNAENAKWFYEFSQPGDIVEVRNTGGEPLEIWQNGDWSVPWDRWLAGSALS, encoded by the coding sequence ATGCTCGTCGGCATTGGACTACTCGGTGCGGTAACCGTGATGTCGCGAGACGTTTGCACCGCAGACTGTCCGGCGGCGCAGACCAAGATCGACAGCGCCATCCCCTCGCCCACACCAGCTCCGGCCGCGACCGATACATCACCGCGAGACGGCGCCCAAGAGGTGGATCCGTTGGGACCGGTGACGGTGACCGCGACGGCGGGTCGGTTGACCACGGTCACGATGGTCAACGAGGCCGGCGTTTCAGTGCCCGGGATCATGACGCCCGACAACACCGTCTGGAAGCCCACTGTCCCGCTGGGTTATGGTCGGCTCTACACGCTCACGGTAACCGCCGAAGGCACCGATGGTCGACCAGCCACACGCAACTCGTCGTTCTCTACCCTCACTCCTCGGAATCAAACGAAGGCTTACCTGACCACCACAGCCGGAACACCGATACGGGAGGGCGGCAGCTACGGCATCGGCATGGTTGTCGTAGCGCATTTCGATGAACCGATTGTCGACCGAGCGGCCGCCGAGCGGCGACTGAAGGTGAAAACCTCTCCGCCGGTTCAGGGTTCGTGGTACTGGCTGGATGACCAGAACGCGCACTGGCGTCCCCAGCGGTACTTCGCGCCAGGCACCGAAGTGACCGCGTCGGCAAACATCTACGGGGCTCCACTCGGGGGAGGATTGTACGGCCAGGAGGACAGCACAGTCACCTTCACCATCGGTGATGCACACGTTTCGGTCGCCGACGATACGACGAAGCAGGTCAGCGTCTACGAAAACGGCGTGTTGGTCCGCACCATGCCTACCTCGATGGGAATGGGCGGCACTGAAACAATTGGTGGACAAACCATTTCGTTTTGGACCCAGCCTGGGGTCTACTCAGTACTGGACAAGGCCAATCCGGTGATCATGGACTCGTCAACCTATGGCTTGCCAATCAACTCTCGACTGGGATATCGCGAGACCATCAAGTACGCCACCCGGATCAGTACGGACGGCATTTACCTGCATCAGCTCGAGAGCACAGTCTGGGCGCAGGGAAACACCAACGTGTCGCACGGCTGCCTGAACCTCAACGCGGAAAACGCCAAATGGTTCTATGAGTTCTCGCAACCGGGCGACATCGTGGAGGTGCGCAACACCGGCGGCGAACCGTTAGAGATCTGGCAGAACGGCGATTGGAGCGTGCCGTGGGACCGATGGCTCGCCGGCAGCGCGCTGTCATAA
- a CDS encoding metal-sensitive transcriptional regulator gives MDAPAPGYADSKDARLKRLRRIEGQVRGLARMVEQDAYCIDVLTQVSAATKALESVALSLLDDHLSHCVHEAVMQGGDVAELKIREASAAIARLVHS, from the coding sequence TTGGATGCGCCAGCACCCGGTTACGCGGATTCGAAGGACGCCCGCCTGAAACGGCTTCGCCGCATCGAAGGGCAGGTGCGCGGTTTGGCGCGCATGGTCGAGCAGGATGCCTACTGCATCGACGTTCTCACGCAAGTCTCGGCAGCCACCAAAGCACTTGAGTCAGTGGCATTGTCGCTCCTCGACGACCATCTGTCCCACTGCGTCCATGAGGCCGTGATGCAAGGCGGTGACGTGGCCGAGCTGAAGATCAGAGAAGCCTCCGCGGCCATCGCCCGCCTGGTGCATTCCTGA
- a CDS encoding heavy-metal-associated domain-containing protein has translation MNTTPATHSYAVTGLTCGHCVGTVSAELSALPGVQAVTVELVAGGVSTVTLAADTPPMPQQVAAALDEAGDYRLVTDPRPR, from the coding sequence ATGAACACCACCCCGGCAACCCACTCCTACGCCGTGACCGGTTTGACCTGCGGCCACTGCGTCGGCACCGTCAGTGCGGAGCTCTCGGCGCTACCCGGTGTACAGGCGGTCACCGTCGAGTTGGTCGCCGGGGGCGTCTCCACCGTCACGCTAGCCGCCGACACACCGCCGATGCCTCAGCAGGTCGCCGCTGCCCTCGATGAGGCCGGCGACTACCGCCTGGTCACTGACCCGCGACCTCGGTAG
- a CDS encoding cation-translocating P-type ATPase codes for MSPTNPAAVEQPRRIELSVGGMTCASCAARIEKKLNKLDGVQASVNYATEKAQVTYSEAVDPAVLIATIEATGYTAAAPPPLQEADDQPGQAGPEAGEADSLRSRLLICAILTVPVIAMSMIPALQFRNWQWLALTLASPVVVWGALPFHRAAWTNARHRAATMDTLISLGVSAAYLWSLWALFIGHAGMPGMRMPFTLLPQSDSGIEHIYLEVAAAVTVFILAGRYFEARAKTQSGAALRALLHMGAKDVTVLREGAEIRIPTAQLNVGDIFLVRPGEKIATDGVVVEGTSAVDASMLTGESVPVEVHPGDDVTGATVNAGGRLVVRASRIGADTQLAQMARLVEEAQNGKASVQRLADRVSGIFVPIVLALSAATLAAWLLTGHSGTVAFTAAVAVLIIACPCALGLATPTALMVGTGRGAQLGILIKGPQILESTRRVDTIVLDKTGTVTTGRMSLIAVHPREGQDSDEVLAFAGAVENASQHPIAAAIAAAASAQGPLPQVQEFSSHNGQGVSGVIASHAVMVGRLSWLTEDWALVPPDDLTTAAEHAQSQGRTPVWVAWDGAARGVIVVADTVKDTSAQAIEQFRELGLRPILLTGDNRRAALAVAEQVGIDPDDVISEVLPADKVAAVKTLQSQGRTVAMVGDGVNDAAALVQADLGLAMGTGTDVAIEASDLTLVRGDLRTAADAIRLSRSTLKTIKGNLFWAFAYNVAALPLAALGLLNPLIAGAAMAFSSVFVVSNSLRLRRFASTATSPKSAVGPHVATSASA; via the coding sequence ATGAGCCCCACGAATCCCGCTGCCGTCGAGCAACCCCGCCGCATTGAGTTGTCGGTCGGCGGGATGACGTGCGCGTCGTGCGCAGCCCGCATCGAGAAGAAGCTGAACAAGCTCGACGGCGTCCAAGCCAGCGTCAACTACGCGACCGAAAAGGCGCAGGTGACCTACTCAGAGGCAGTGGATCCGGCGGTGCTGATCGCGACCATCGAAGCCACCGGCTACACCGCAGCTGCGCCGCCACCGCTCCAGGAAGCCGACGACCAGCCCGGCCAAGCTGGCCCAGAGGCCGGCGAGGCAGACTCGCTGCGGAGCCGACTGCTGATCTGCGCGATACTGACGGTGCCAGTGATCGCGATGTCGATGATCCCCGCACTACAGTTCAGAAACTGGCAGTGGCTCGCATTAACCTTGGCATCGCCCGTCGTGGTGTGGGGCGCGCTGCCGTTCCACCGGGCAGCGTGGACCAACGCCCGCCACCGCGCCGCCACGATGGACACGCTGATCTCGCTGGGCGTCAGCGCTGCTTACCTGTGGTCCTTATGGGCGTTGTTCATCGGACACGCCGGCATGCCGGGGATGCGGATGCCATTCACCCTGCTTCCGCAATCGGACTCTGGGATCGAGCACATCTACCTCGAAGTCGCCGCAGCGGTGACCGTGTTCATTCTGGCCGGCCGCTACTTCGAGGCGCGCGCCAAGACACAATCCGGCGCCGCGCTTCGCGCTTTGCTCCATATGGGCGCCAAAGATGTGACGGTACTGCGCGAGGGAGCCGAAATCCGCATCCCCACAGCTCAACTCAATGTCGGAGACATCTTCCTAGTGCGCCCGGGTGAGAAGATCGCTACCGACGGCGTCGTCGTGGAGGGCACCTCGGCGGTTGACGCGTCGATGCTCACCGGCGAATCAGTGCCCGTCGAAGTGCACCCAGGAGATGACGTCACCGGCGCCACCGTCAACGCCGGCGGCCGATTAGTGGTGCGCGCCAGTCGAATCGGGGCCGACACGCAGCTCGCCCAGATGGCTCGGCTGGTCGAAGAAGCCCAGAACGGCAAGGCGTCGGTGCAACGCCTGGCCGACCGGGTGTCGGGGATCTTCGTGCCCATCGTGTTGGCCCTGTCGGCGGCAACTCTGGCCGCCTGGCTGCTCACCGGCCATTCAGGAACAGTCGCCTTCACCGCAGCTGTCGCCGTGCTGATCATCGCCTGCCCCTGCGCACTCGGGTTGGCCACTCCCACGGCACTGATGGTCGGCACCGGGCGCGGCGCCCAACTCGGAATCCTTATCAAGGGCCCACAGATCCTCGAATCCACCCGCCGCGTCGACACCATCGTCTTGGATAAGACCGGCACTGTCACCACCGGCCGCATGAGTCTGATCGCGGTGCACCCGCGTGAGGGGCAGGACTCCGATGAAGTCCTCGCCTTCGCCGGGGCAGTCGAGAATGCGTCCCAACACCCGATCGCCGCGGCAATTGCCGCCGCGGCATCGGCTCAGGGCCCCCTACCTCAGGTGCAGGAGTTCTCCAGCCACAATGGCCAGGGCGTCAGCGGAGTCATCGCCAGCCACGCAGTCATGGTTGGGCGATTGAGTTGGCTCACCGAAGACTGGGCACTGGTTCCCCCAGATGACCTCACCACTGCCGCCGAACACGCCCAGTCCCAGGGCCGCACGCCGGTCTGGGTGGCCTGGGACGGCGCGGCGCGCGGCGTGATTGTCGTCGCTGACACGGTGAAGGACACCTCAGCGCAAGCTATCGAACAATTCCGCGAGCTCGGCCTGCGCCCGATCCTCCTGACAGGCGACAACCGACGTGCTGCGCTCGCAGTGGCAGAACAGGTCGGCATCGACCCCGACGACGTCATCTCCGAGGTTCTGCCCGCCGACAAAGTCGCCGCAGTCAAAACCCTTCAATCACAGGGGCGAACGGTGGCCATGGTCGGCGACGGAGTGAACGACGCCGCCGCCCTGGTGCAAGCCGATCTGGGGCTGGCGATGGGCACAGGCACCGACGTGGCCATCGAGGCATCCGACCTGACGCTGGTCCGCGGTGATCTGCGCACCGCCGCCGACGCCATTCGACTGTCCCGATCAACCCTGAAAACCATCAAGGGAAACCTATTCTGGGCATTCGCCTACAACGTGGCCGCACTCCCCCTCGCGGCCCTGGGCCTACTCAATCCGCTGATCGCCGGCGCCGCCATGGCATTCAGCTCGGTCTTCGTGGTCAGCAACAGCCTCCGCCTGAGGCGGTTCGCCAGCACCGCCACGTCCCCGAAGTCCGCCGTCGGCCCTCACGTTGCGACATCGGCATCTGCCTAG
- a CDS encoding DUF2933 domain-containing protein gives MKMLKRQHLVWYALALGAVAVGAFLFGVSTSTILLALVVLVCPLMMFFMMGGHGGGSDHGSTDEMQHTESTGPS, from the coding sequence ATGAAGATGTTGAAGCGTCAGCACCTCGTGTGGTACGCCCTGGCACTGGGCGCAGTCGCTGTCGGTGCGTTCCTGTTCGGCGTGTCGACGTCAACAATCTTGTTGGCACTCGTTGTTCTGGTGTGCCCCTTGATGATGTTCTTCATGATGGGCGGCCATGGGGGCGGCTCTGACCACGGATCCACCGACGAGATGCAGCACACGGAGTCCACCGGACCGTCCTAG
- a CDS encoding isoprenylcysteine carboxylmethyltransferase family protein, with translation MADSAYGLWPLVIVNTLLFAAFGLSFFHPRTNRDWRAMGAYTAFLVALFTEMYGIPLTIYLLGSWLGSRFPLLRDTHAGGHLWNDLIGWTGDPHLSPFHLASYAAIGGGFWLIAVAWRHLHEAAQHDRLATTGPYAWVRHPQYDGFILVMVGFLLQWPTIPTLLMFPVLVFIYARLARSEEREVARRFGTEWAEYAARTPVFIPHITTASGAGPGRLSPTSDDIHRTPNG, from the coding sequence ATGGCCGATTCCGCCTACGGCTTGTGGCCGCTGGTCATTGTCAATACGCTGCTGTTCGCGGCATTCGGACTGAGCTTCTTTCATCCCCGGACCAACCGCGACTGGCGCGCAATGGGGGCATACACCGCGTTCTTGGTGGCCTTGTTCACCGAGATGTACGGCATCCCGTTAACCATCTACCTGCTCGGGAGTTGGCTGGGATCGCGCTTTCCACTGCTGCGCGACACCCATGCCGGCGGGCATCTGTGGAATGACCTCATCGGTTGGACAGGCGATCCGCATCTGAGTCCATTCCATCTGGCCAGTTATGCAGCGATCGGGGGCGGGTTCTGGCTCATTGCCGTCGCATGGAGGCATCTGCACGAAGCCGCGCAACACGATCGGCTCGCCACCACTGGGCCATACGCCTGGGTGCGTCATCCGCAATACGATGGCTTCATACTGGTGATGGTCGGATTCTTGCTTCAGTGGCCCACCATTCCGACCCTTCTGATGTTCCCAGTGCTTGTGTTCATCTACGCGCGCCTGGCCCGCAGTGAAGAACGCGAAGTGGCACGCCGGTTCGGTACTGAGTGGGCCGAATATGCCGCGCGCACACCAGTGTTCATTCCCCACATCACGACTGCGTCCGGCGCCGGACCAGGGCGACTGAGCCCTACATCCGATGACATTCACCGCACCCCAAACGGGTAA
- a CDS encoding ATP-binding cassette domain-containing protein: protein MVHVNDTAAVTTSPATGADSPPVLTAEGIEKSFRRGLWPGHRRQVLGGVDLVLRAGEVVGLVGENGSGKSTIMKILVGELSADAGMVTHSGVLGYCPQQPVVYERLTCDEHMELFARAYRMTHQAERRARRDLYDALGFERYARTRADRLSGGTLAKLNLSLAMLANPQVLLLDEPYAGFDWDTYLKFWDLVAAHRDGGRSVLIISHFVADERRFDRIVKLCDGRLCEGQCDAHELPR from the coding sequence ATGGTTCATGTGAACGACACCGCGGCTGTCACGACATCGCCTGCCACTGGCGCCGATTCGCCACCAGTGCTGACCGCTGAAGGAATCGAGAAATCCTTTCGCCGCGGCCTGTGGCCAGGACATCGCCGCCAGGTATTGGGCGGCGTAGATCTGGTATTGCGAGCGGGTGAGGTCGTTGGACTGGTCGGCGAGAACGGCTCCGGCAAATCGACGATCATGAAGATCCTCGTCGGAGAACTGAGCGCTGATGCGGGCATGGTTACCCACTCGGGGGTCTTGGGTTACTGCCCGCAGCAGCCGGTTGTCTATGAGCGGCTGACATGCGATGAACACATGGAACTGTTCGCCCGCGCCTACCGTATGACCCATCAGGCCGAGAGGCGGGCACGGCGAGACCTCTACGACGCGTTGGGGTTTGAACGCTACGCCCGCACGCGAGCCGATCGACTCTCCGGGGGCACGCTGGCAAAACTCAACCTGAGCCTAGCCATGCTGGCGAACCCCCAGGTATTGCTGCTGGATGAGCCCTACGCCGGCTTTGACTGGGACACCTACCTGAAATTCTGGGACCTGGTGGCAGCGCACCGCGATGGCGGCCGCTCCGTACTGATCATCAGCCACTTCGTTGCCGACGAGCGGCGCTTTGACCGCATCGTCAAACTGTGCGATGGGCGGCTGTGTGAGGGGCAGTGCGACGCACACGAGCTGCCTCGATGA